The stretch of DNA TGCCCCGTGCAGTGGCATCCCGGATTCCGCCTCACGGTCGAGGAGATGGCCCGCCATCCGGACTACCGCGGGCCGGAGTTCGTCGAGCTGGCGCGCGAGATCGCCCCCGGCGGGCTGCTGACGCCCCGGGTGATCGGCGAGGCCGTCGCGACCGGGGAGTACGACCCGCAGTCGCTCAAGCGGGTGTGGCACTACGTGGCGCTGTTCGGGGCGCCGCTTTCAGCAAGCTAGGTTTCAGAAGACTGGAGCGGCCCGGCCGGATCCCTCACCGCTCCGGCCGGGCCGCGTCCGGCGCCGGGCCCCCGCTCCCATGCTGAGGGGCCCGGCTGCTCGGGGGCACCTCACGCCGAAGCCCGCACCACCAGCGAGTTCGGCAGCACCACGGACTCCGGCGCGCGGTCGCCGGCGATCTGCTTCAGCAGCGAGGCGACCATGGCGCGCGCCATGTCCGACAGCGGCTGGTGGACCGTGGTCAGCGGCGGCTCGGTCAGCTCCGCGACGTCCAGGTCGTCGTAGCCGACCAGCGCCACGTCGTCCGGGACGCGCCGGCCGGAGGCGCGCAGCGCGCGCAGGGCGCCGGCGGCCATCAGGTCGCTGGCGGCGAACACGCCGTCCAGGTCCGGTTCGCGCCGCAGCAGCTCGGTCATCGCGGCCTCGCCGGAGGCCATGCTGAAGTCGCCGTGCGCGACGATGCCGGGGCCGTCCAGCGCCTGGCGGTAGCCCAGCAGCCGGTCCACGCCGGCGCACATGTCCGCGGGGCCGGCGATGGTGGCGATCTTCGTACGGCCCAGGGCCCGCAGGTGGCCGGTGGCCTGGCGGGCGCCGTCGACGCTGTCGGAGTCCACGTGCGGGATCGGCAGCGGGCTCATCGGCCGGCCCATCAGGACCACCGGCAGGGGCGAGTCCGAGAGCTGCTTCACCAGCGGGTCGTCGCCGTGCAGCGACATCAGCATCACACCGTCGACGTGCCCGCCGAGCAGGTAGCGGGTCAGCCGGCGGCGGCCGGAGTCGGCCGGGACCATCATCAGCACCAGCTGCAGGTCGGTCTCGGCCAGGGCCTGGCCGATGGCCCGGGTGATGCCGGCCAGCATCGGGTCGCTGAACACCCGCGCCTCCGGCTCGCTGACCACCAGGGCCACCGAGCCGGTGCGGCGGGTCACCAGGGACCGCGCCGCCCGGTTCGGGGAGTAGCCGAGGTCGGCGATCGCCGCCTCGACGGCGGCGCGGACCTCCGGGGAGACCCGCGCGCCGCCGTTGACCACCCGGGACACCGTCGCGCGGGAGACGCCGGCCGCGGCCGCGACCGTCTCCAGGGTGGGCGAGGCCACGCCCCCGGCCGGACCCTTGCCGCCGACGCTTCCAGCGTCCCCCGCACTCACAAACCGCTCCCGTTGCCCTCGACGATCCGGCGATACCAATGTCCACTGGCCTTCACGACGCGCTTCCCGGTCGCGAAGTCGACACGTACGATGCCGAACCGCTTGGAGTATCCGTAGCTCCACTCGAAATTATCCAGCAGCGACCACACGAAGTACCCGCGCATGTCCACGCCGGCCGCCAGCGCGTCGCGCACCGCCGCGATGTGGGCCTGCAGGTAGGCGATCCGGCGCGGGTCGTCCACCTCCCCGTCCGGCCCGACGGCGTCCTCGAACGCGGCGCCGTTCTCGGTCACCGCCATCGGGATCGGGCCGTACTCGGTGTTCACCCGCAGCAGCAGGTCGTACAGCCCGGAGGGGTCGACGACCCAGCCCATCGCGGTCCGCTCGCCGTCCTGCCGGGCGAACCGCACCGCGTCCTCGCTGCCCACCCACGGGGAGAACTCCGAGGCGCCGTGGCCGTCGTCGCCCGGTCCGGTCTCGACGCCGGGCGGCAGCGGCGCGGCGACCAGGGAGGGGTTGTAGAAGTTGATCCCCAGCTGGTCGATCGGCGCGCTGATCAGCTCCAGGTCCCCGGGTTCGACGAAGGACCAGTCGGTGACCGCGGCGGTGTCGCGGATCAGGTCCTCGGGATAGGCGCCGCGGAACAGCGGGTCCAGGAAGACCCGGTTCTGGATGGCGTCCACCCGCCGCTGCGCGTCGCGGTCCTCGGGCGAGTCGGTCAGGGCGCGGAACTCGGTGGCGTTCAGCGTGATCGAGACCTGCGCGTGCTCCGGCAGGCTCTCACGCAGCGCGCGCAGCGCCAGACCGTGCCCGAGCAGCAGGTGGTGCGCCGCCCGCAGCGCCACTTCGGGCTCGTGCCGGCCGGGGGCGTGCACCCCGGAGGCGTAGCCCAGGAAGGAGGAGCAGAACGGCTCGTTCAACGTCGTCCACTGCTTGACCCGGTCACCGAAGCGCTCGGCCACGATCGCCGCGTACTCGGCGAAGCGGTAGGAGGTGTCGCGGGCTCCCCACCCGCCAGCGTCCTCCAACTCCTGCGGAAGGTCCCAGTGGTACAGCGTCAGCACCGGCTCGATGCCGGCCCCGAGCAGCTCGTCGACCAGCGCGTCGTAGAACGCGAGCCCTTCGGCGTTGGCCGGGCCGCGCCCGCCGGGCTGCACCCGCGGCCAGGCCGTGGAGAACCGGTAGGCGCCCAGGCCCAGCTTGCCGATCAGGGCGACGTCCTCGCGGAACCGGTGGTAGTGGTCGGCGGCCACGTCGCCGGTGTCCCCGGCCAGGACCCGGCCGGGGGTGTGGCTGAACGTGTCCCAGATCGACGGGCCCCGGCCGCCCTCGGCGGCACCGCCCTCGATCTGGTACGCCGCCGTGGCCGCGCCCCACAGGAAGCTCTCTGGAAACACCCCGTCGCTCATCCCTTGACAGCTCCTTGCATGATCCCGCCGACGATCTGCCGGCCGAGGAGGACGAACACCGCGAGCACCGGGAGTGTCCCGAGCAGGGTGCCGGCCATGATGATCGACTCGTCCGGCACGTAGCCCGAGCCGAGGTTGTCGATGGCCACCTGGACCGTGGGGTTGTCGCTGGTCAGCACCACGATCGGCCAGAAGAAGTCGTTCCAGCTGGCCATGAAGGTCAGCATCCCGAGCACCGCCATCGCGGGCCGGGCGATCGGCAGCACCACCGAGATGAAGATGCGCAGGCTGGAGGCGCCGTCCACCCGGCCGGCCTCGACCAGCTCGTCCGGCAGCGCGTTGAGCAGGTACTGCCGCATGAAGAACACGCCGAACGCGCTGACCAGGGTCGGGAAGATCACCGCTTCCAGGTGGTCGCTCCAGCCCAGCTTGGTCATCAGCAGGAACAGCGGCACGATGCCCAGCTGGTAGGGCACCATCATGGTGCCGATGGTCAGGCCCAGCAGCACGTTGCGGAACCGGAAGCGCAGCTTGGCGAAGGCGAACCCGGCCAGCGTCGCGAACAGCACGGTGCCGGCGGCCACGCAGCCGGAGACGATCAGCGAGTTCAGCAGCGCCTTGCCCATGTCCACGTTGTCCAGGGCGGCGCGGAAGTTCTTGAACAGGTTGCCGCCGGGCAACCAGTTCGGCGGGACCTTGTTGATCTCGGTGTTCGAGGTCGAGGCCGCCAGGATCGTCCAGTAGAACGGGAAGATCGAGATCAGCACCACCACGGAGAGGATCACGTAGGTGAGCTTGGAGCCGTGCATCTGTTTGCCGGCCATGTTCACGCCGCTCCTGCGGCCGCGGCGCGGCGGCCGCCCTGGGGCGGTCGTCGGTATCACTGTCGCCATGTCAGCGCACGCTCCTTACTTCGCCGACCGCGTACGGCGGGCCAGCAGGGTGTTGATCAGGACGAACAGCACGATCATCAGGAACATCGCCCAGGCGATCGCGGCGGCCCGTCCCAGGTGCTGGTCGGTGAACCCGCGTTCGTAGAAGTACATGGACAGGGTCTGGAACTGGCGGTTCACGCCGCCCATCTCCGGGTTGGAGCCGCCGCCGCTGAACAGCAGCGGCTCGCCGAACAGCTGGCTGGCGCCGATGGTGGAGACCACGATGGTGAACACGATCGTCGGGCGCAGGCCCGGGATGGTGACGTGCCGGAACTGCTGCCAGCGGTTGGCGCCGTCCATGGCCGCGCTCTCGTACAGCTCCCCGGGGATGGCCTGCATCGCGGCCAGGTAGATCAGCGCGTTGTAGCCGGTCCAGCGCCAGGTGACGATCACCGAGATGGCGATCTGCGCCGACCAGGTGCCGTTCTGGAAGTCGATGTTGTGGATGCCGAAGAAGTGCAGCACCCAGTTGATGAAGCCGTAGTCGCGGCCGAACAGCTGCGCGAAGACCAGGGTCGCGGCGGCCACCGAGGTGGCGAACGGCGAGAGCACCGCCACCCGCCAGAAGGTGCGGCCGCGCAGCTTGTAGTTCAGCAGGTGCGCCAGGCCCAGGGCCATCAGCAGCTGCGGGACCGTGGAGAGCACGCCCATCTGGAACGTGTTGCGGAAGGCGTTCCAGAAGTTGTGGTCGGTGAGCAGGTCCGTGTAGTTCTTCAGGCCCACCCAGCTGGACTGGTCCGGGTTCTCCAGCTCGACCTTGTGCAGCGAGGTCCAGGCGGTCCAGATCAGCGGGTACAGGCCGAAGGCCGCGAACAGGACGAAGAACGGGGAGACGAACGCGTACGGGGAGAACTTCAGGTCCCAACGGGCCCGCCTGCTGCGCCAGGAGCTGCCCCCCGGCGGGGGGAGAGCCTTCTCGAGCGGGGATTCTGTGGTCGCCACGGCCATGCTTCGTCCTCAAATTTCGCGGTCACGTTCGCACCTGAAGATGGGCGGCCCGTCGGGGGCGGCCCTTGATCGGGAAGAATGGGGAATCCGGCGGTCCGTCCTCACGCCCCGAGGACGGACCGCCGTCTCACCGACGGGTCAGCCGCTGGTCGCGGACTTGATGTCGGACAGGGCCTGCGACCACGAAGCGGTCGGGGACTGGCCCTGGGCCTCCACGCGGGTGATCGCCTTGGAGAACGTGTCCTTGATGGTCCCGTCCTTGGCGCCGAGCACCGCCTGCGGGATCGTGGTCGCCGAGGCGGAGTAGATCTGGCCCAGCGGCGAGGTGCCGAAGTACGGGTCGGTGTACGAGGCGATGGACGGGTCCTGGGCCGCCGTCGAGGAGGACGGGAAGTGGCCCTGGCTGGTGAACATCGTCTTCTGCTGCTCCGGCGCGGTCAGCCAGCTGATCAGGTCGTAGGCCTCCTTCTGGTGCTTGCCGGCCTTCGGGATGCCCAGGTAGGAGCCGCCCCAGTCACCGGTGCCGCCGGGGATCTTGGCCACGCCCCAGTCGCCGGTCATCGCCCCGGCCTCGCTCTTGATGTAGCCGGTCATCCACGCCGGGCACGCGATCGTGGCGAACGAGCCGGTGG from Catenulispora sp. GP43 encodes:
- a CDS encoding carbohydrate ABC transporter permease — translated: MAVATTESPLEKALPPPGGSSWRSRRARWDLKFSPYAFVSPFFVLFAAFGLYPLIWTAWTSLHKVELENPDQSSWVGLKNYTDLLTDHNFWNAFRNTFQMGVLSTVPQLLMALGLAHLLNYKLRGRTFWRVAVLSPFATSVAAATLVFAQLFGRDYGFINWVLHFFGIHNIDFQNGTWSAQIAISVIVTWRWTGYNALIYLAAMQAIPGELYESAAMDGANRWQQFRHVTIPGLRPTIVFTIVVSTIGASQLFGEPLLFSGGGSNPEMGGVNRQFQTLSMYFYERGFTDQHLGRAAAIAWAMFLMIVLFVLINTLLARRTRSAK
- a CDS encoding GH1 family beta-glucosidase, encoding MSDGVFPESFLWGAATAAYQIEGGAAEGGRGPSIWDTFSHTPGRVLAGDTGDVAADHYHRFREDVALIGKLGLGAYRFSTAWPRVQPGGRGPANAEGLAFYDALVDELLGAGIEPVLTLYHWDLPQELEDAGGWGARDTSYRFAEYAAIVAERFGDRVKQWTTLNEPFCSSFLGYASGVHAPGRHEPEVALRAAHHLLLGHGLALRALRESLPEHAQVSITLNATEFRALTDSPEDRDAQRRVDAIQNRVFLDPLFRGAYPEDLIRDTAAVTDWSFVEPGDLELISAPIDQLGINFYNPSLVAAPLPPGVETGPGDDGHGASEFSPWVGSEDAVRFARQDGERTAMGWVVDPSGLYDLLLRVNTEYGPIPMAVTENGAAFEDAVGPDGEVDDPRRIAYLQAHIAAVRDALAAGVDMRGYFVWSLLDNFEWSYGYSKRFGIVRVDFATGKRVVKASGHWYRRIVEGNGSGL
- a CDS encoding LacI family DNA-binding transcriptional regulator, producing the protein MSAGDAGSVGGKGPAGGVASPTLETVAAAAGVSRATVSRVVNGGARVSPEVRAAVEAAIADLGYSPNRAARSLVTRRTGSVALVVSEPEARVFSDPMLAGITRAIGQALAETDLQLVLMMVPADSGRRRLTRYLLGGHVDGVMLMSLHGDDPLVKQLSDSPLPVVLMGRPMSPLPIPHVDSDSVDGARQATGHLRALGRTKIATIAGPADMCAGVDRLLGYRQALDGPGIVAHGDFSMASGEAAMTELLRREPDLDGVFAASDLMAAGALRALRASGRRVPDDVALVGYDDLDVAELTEPPLTTVHQPLSDMARAMVASLLKQIAGDRAPESVVLPNSLVVRASA
- a CDS encoding carbohydrate ABC transporter permease yields the protein MATVIPTTAPGRPPRRGRRSGVNMAGKQMHGSKLTYVILSVVVLISIFPFYWTILAASTSNTEINKVPPNWLPGGNLFKNFRAALDNVDMGKALLNSLIVSGCVAAGTVLFATLAGFAFAKLRFRFRNVLLGLTIGTMMVPYQLGIVPLFLLMTKLGWSDHLEAVIFPTLVSAFGVFFMRQYLLNALPDELVEAGRVDGASSLRIFISVVLPIARPAMAVLGMLTFMASWNDFFWPIVVLTSDNPTVQVAIDNLGSGYVPDESIIMAGTLLGTLPVLAVFVLLGRQIVGGIMQGAVKG